The Halococcus hamelinensis 100A6 nucleotide sequence AACCGACTCGACGTCGGGCCGGGCGCGTATCCGGTCGACGTCCGGCCGTTCGAGCGGTCTGGCGGGGATCGAGGTGCGGTCGTACACGGTCGTTCCTCTCAATAGAGTCAGACCGTTCTATCCCTTTGGGTTGCCTGCGCAACGAGTACAGGTCGGTAACGGGTTCGAGACGATATCTCACCGATACGTTTCGCGGCTGGCCACCCGCACCCTCGTTCCGTCGGCGGCGACGAACAGGTCGCCGCCGGTCCGGTTGAAGCGCAGGCCGCCCGCGCTGGCCGTCGTCCCGTTCGCGGGAAGTTTCACGCGGTCGACGGTCTCGTTCGCACGGGAGACCACGACTCCGAAACCCGCGCGGCGCGGGACGACGGAGACGTTCCGATTCTCGACCGTGGCGTCGGCGGTGGCTGGACCCGAGAGATAGGCGAATCGGCTCCCGTTACCCTGCCCGAATCGGACTTTGTAGGCGTGGCCACCGCCGATGGCCTTCCAGCCGGTTCGGGAGACGTGGACCGACTCCCGCCAGCCGAGGCCGCCGACGCCGACCGTTGCACAGCCGGCGAAGGCGAGCCGCGATTCCTCGACCCCGGTGGTCCAGAGGCTCCGCTGCCCGCTCTCGACTATCACCCCGCTCGCGTTCACCGTCGTCGACTCGCCGAACGCCGACACGTCGACCACCGAGACCACCCGGTTCGTGACGTTCTCGGCGTAGTATATCGTGTAATCCCGGACGTGGATCCGGTCCATCGTGCCGACGGCGGACCCGTCGTCCTGGGCGAGCGCCGTCCCGGTCGCGGCGGTCGTCGTGAGGTTCACGGGGACCGCGGGTGCGGCGAGCACCGCGAGCGCGAGCAGGAGCACCATCGTCGCCCCCGCACGGCGTTCGATGCCGACGACTCGACGAACGCGCCGGACACCCCGGACCCGACCGGGGGTCGCGACGCTCGCCGCGACGAGGAAGGCGAGCGCGAACACCAGCGCCACCCCGAGCGCTCGAAAGAGGACGAACTGGCCGTTCCCCCGGAACCAGTAGACCGCCCAGAGCGACTGCCCGATGGCGAACACCAGCGTGCCGAGCCAGAGCCGCCCCGCCGACGGCAGCCGTTCGCGCCGGTAGAACACCGCGATCCCGACGACGACCCCCGTCAGCAACCCGAGGGCGTGGGCCTGTATCGCGACCGTCGCCCACCACGGGAGGCCGTAGCCGCCACCGCTCGCGCCCGCCTCGACCACCGGGTTCCGGAGCGCGACGTAGACCTGCTGGATCACCCCGCTCGCCGCGAACGCCACCACGGTGGCGAGCGGGTACCGAACCAGCGTGAACCCCGCGAACGCGAACACCACCCCCGAGAAGCCGATGATCGGGCCGACCGAGAAGACCGCCGTGAACAGCCCCACCGCGACCACGGCGGCGGGCACCGCGAGGATTCGAGCGAGGGGACGTTCTAGCCGCGAGTCGTGGGAATGGGCGCTCGCCACGGCCGAGCCTCGACCACGGTCGCGCGTCGGCGGGTAGTGGCCCCACGCGTACTCCGCGAGCGGCGCGAGCGCGAGCGTGCCGACGAGGTTGCCCACGAGGTGGCTCGGCCCGACGTGGGCGAACGGCGCGACGACCATCCCCAGCGGGTAGCGATACGACCACGCACGGAACGGGAGCGAGACGGGGTTCCCCCACGACGTGAGGCCACCCTGAACGACCAGATAGACCGCGAGGACGAATCCAACAGTCAAAAACGACCCCCACGGCAGACCGTAGACGAACCGGGCGCGGAGGTGCTCGCCCCAGCGCTCGTCGTCGAGACGCGCGATAGCGACCACCGACCCCACGACCGCGAGCACCAGGACGACCCGTGCGAGCACCGCCCACGGCGAGGTCATACCGACGAGTCGACAGCGAGGGGTTTCACTCTGTCGCGCCGGGAGTCGTCAGGTTGAAGCGCGCGACGACGAAGAGTCCCTATGGATCTCCGTGTCATCGAAAACGACGACACCGAACTCTCGATCGAGATCGCGGGCGAGGACCACACGTTCATGAACGTCCTCAAGGGCGCGCTCCTCGAAGTCGAGGGCGTCTCCGCCGCGACCTACGACATGAACCCCGAGCAGTCGGGTGGCCAGACCGACCCGATCCTCGTGATCCGAACCGAGGGCGGGACCCGCCCGCTCGACGCGCTCGAAGCCGGCACCGAGCGGGTCAACGATATGACGACGGCCTTCCACGAGGCCTTCGAGTCCGCAGCCCCCGCGGCCTGAACACGGCACTGGTCTCTCGTCCCACCGTTCCGAGAGCGATCGCCATGTCCCAGCCCGATTTTCGGACCCGTCAGCCGCCGAGCGGTGCGGTCGGCGGGAGGTAGGGTGCGGTTAGGGTGGATGGGGTTGCGGTCGGTGGCGGTTGCGGTGGCGGACGGTTGGCGCGCGCTCGCGGTCGTGCGTGAGTGAAGCGAACGCCGACCGCGAACATTGTGCGAGGGATGAGCACCACAGCGACCAACGGGAGCGAGGAGCGCAGTCGGCTGGGGAGGCTCGTGGCTGATACGGGGCGGTAGCGGTGCGGTCCCTCATTTGCAACGGGTTACTCGTGATGTTCTCGATCACACTCACCGCCGCTCAGAGGACGAAAGTTCCCCAAAGCCGTCAGTAGAGTCGTTCGGTCGCGATCCCCGCACCCTCGACCAACGCACCGAGTTTCGCCCACGCGATCTCGGGGTTGACCATCCCCAATCCCGCTTGCGTCCCGAAGCCACAGTCGGGGGCGGCGACGAGCGGGGTGTCGTCGTCGACCGCGTTCGCGACGCGCTCTAAGCGGTCGGCGATCGTCTCCGGGTGGTCGATGATGTTCGTCTTCACGTCCACCACGCCGGGCAGCAGCGTCCAGCCGTCCGGGACCGGGTGTTCGGCGAACGCGCGGTACTCGTGCTGGTGGCGGGGGTTGGCCTGCTCGATACTCAGCCCCGTGATGTCGGCCTCGTAGATGACCGGCAGCATCTCGGCGAGGTCGGCGTCGAGGTGGCCGGGACCCTCGTAGCTTCCCCAGCAGGTGTGGAGTCGGACCTGCTCGGCGGGAACGTTTTCGAGCGCGCCGTTGAGCGCCTCGACGTTCCGGCGCGTGACCTGTTTGACGTCCTCGATCGGCGCGTCCGCGAGGGCCTCGGTCTGTCCGGCGGTGAGGAGTTCGGGCGCGTCGATCTGGAGGGTGAGCCCGGCGTCGGCGACGGTCTCGTACTCCTCGGCCATCGCGTCGGCGGCGGCAGTGAGATACGCCTCGTGGGAGTCGTAGTAGTCGTTGACGTGGGTCGCGGTGACGACGCTCGGCGAGGCCGAGGTCATGAACGTGTCCTCGAAGTCGGTGTCGTCGAGGGCGGCCCGGAAGCCCTCGATCTCGGCTTCGGCCTCCTCGTGACCGGTGTACTCGATCGCGTCGGCGACGACCGGCTGCATCGCGAGGTCGATCACGTCGGTCCGGAAGGTCTGGTCGGCGTAGTCGGGGTAGTCCTGGAGGTCCGCCCAGAGCTCCTGCTCGCGCGTCCCCTCGATACCGCTGAGGCGGTCCTTGACGTACCAGTTGAACGAGACCCGGGACTGCTCGCCGTTGTTGGCGATGTCGAGACCCGTTTCGGCCTGGCGCTCGACGACGTCGCGCGTGGCGTCCGCGACGGTCGTCTCCCACTCCGTCTCGTCCACCGCGTCGCCGTCCTGGCGCTTGGTGAGGAGGTCGAGCAGCTCCGGGGGCCGCGGCAGGCTCCCGACGTGCGTCGTCCGGATCCGGCGTTCGTCTCCCATGTATTCACTCGGGTTATCGGAACCCGCGTTGATATAACCAGCGGTACTTGTCGAGGGCGGGTCACCGTTCCGTTTCCGCGTCGATGCTACGTTTCGTCGGCGCTCTCGAGGACGTCCTTCAGCGGCGGGGCCTCGTACGCGGCGAACCGGTCGAGGAGCGCCTCGGGGTCGTCCTCGACGATGACCATCGCCCGGTGGTCCTGGCTCACGAACTCCTCGGTCACCTGATGGTCGAAGAACGCCGCGAGATCGGCGTAGTAGTCCTCGACGTTCAACAGTCCACACGGGTGGTCGTGGAGCCCGAGCTGGGTCCAAGTGAGGACCTCGGTGAGCTCTTCGAGGGTCCCGAAACCGCCGGGAAGCGCGACGAATCCGTCGGCGAGGTCGACCATCCGTTGTTTGCGCGCGTGCATCGAATCGACGACGTCGAGCGCCGTGAGCCCGTCGTGGGCGACCTCGGCGTCGACGAGCGACTCCGGGATCACGCCGTGGACCTCGCCGCCCGTGTCGAGCGTCGCGTCCGCGACCGCGCCCATCAGCCCGACGTCGCCGCCGCCGTAGACGAGCCCGATCCCCCGGTCGGCGAGCGTTCGGCCGAGCCGCTCGGCGGCCCGTCGATACGCCGGTCGCGCTCCCGGACTCGACCCGCAGTAGACACAGAGACGGTCCATGGCCGGTGTTTTCGCTGGCAGACGAAGTGCTGTCCGGTCCGTCGCTCCCCGTTCCGAGCGGGAAGGTTTACCCCGCCGGAGCGAATTGGGTTCCCCATGGCAGGACTCATTCAGCGAACCGCGGAAGCGATCGACGACATGTGGCAATCGATCTGGGGCGGTTCGAGCCGTCTCGAGAAGGTGGTCATCGCGGTCTTCCTCGTCGTGACCGGGCTCGCGATCCCGGTGGTCCCGATCGTCTGGCTGGCACGCATCGTCGCGAACTGAGCCCCGAGGAGCCGCGGCCGGCACGGGCAACCCGGTATCTTTTCGAGGGAACGGACTGCAGTGTAGTATGACCGAACTCCTAGCGGACCGAACGGCCGTCGTGACCGGCGCTGCGAGCGGGATCGGTCGCGGGATCGCGCTCTCGCTCGCCCGTCACGGCGCGGCCGTCGTCGTCGCCGACATTCGGGACACACCCCGTGGAGGCGGCGCGCCGACCCACGAGCGGATCGAGGACGAAACCGAGGCTCGTGCGACGTCCGTCCACTGTGACGTGACCGAACGAGAGGGGATAGTCGACGCCATCGAGGCCGCCGGGACCTTCGGCGGGATCGACGTCATGGTCAACAACGCCGGCTACAGCCGGAACGAGGCGTTCACCGAGGTCGATACGGCGGCGTACGACGACATGATGGACGTGAACGCGAAGGGGACGTTCATGGGGGCCCAGGTCGCCGCGGAGCGAATGGGCGAGACCGACGGTGGAAGCATCATCAACGTCTCCAGCGCCGAGGGGCTCCAGGGGATCGGCGAGCATCCGACCTACGGGACGTCGAAGGGTGCCGTCCGGACGCTCACGTACTCGCTCGCCGACGCGCTCGCGCCCGAGATCCGCGTCAACGCGATCCATCCGGGACTGATCGAGACGAAGATGACGACCGAGGACACCCCGATGATCGGCACCGACGACGAGGACGAGTTCCGGGAGAAGATCGCGCTCGACCGCGTCGGCCAACCCGACGACATCGGCCGGGCAGCGGTGTTCCTCGCGAGCGACCTCGCGGGCTACGTCACCGGCGAATCGCTCGTCGTCGACGGCGGAATGACGAGCACCATCTGACCGGTCACGGACTCGGTTCGTAGAACGAGGGCGATCGGCGACCGCGGGCGACGCGCTCAGTCGTCGTCCTCCGTGGTCCCCTGGTCGCCCGTCGTTCCGTCCGCGGACCGGTCGCGACCGAAGATGACCGTCTCCTCCTGGAAGAGGAGGTTGCCGTACTGCTCGCGGAACGACTTCGCGAGCCCGAGGACCGCGAGGAGGCAGACGATGGCGAACGGGCCGCCCGTGATGATCGCGGCGGACTGGAGCGCGTCGACGCCGCCGATGACCATCAGCACCGACGCGACGGCACCCAACATCAGTCCCCAGAACACCCGGATCACCGTCGAGGGGTGCTCCTCGCCGCCGGTGGTCATCATCGAGACGGCGAGCGTCGAGGAGTCGGCCGACGTGATGAAGAAGGTCGTCACGAGCACGAGAAAGCCCGCCAGCAGGAACATCCCGCCGGGCAGCGCGCCGTAGAGCACGTAGCCCGAGACCGACTCGCCGAGCCGGTTGATCGGTCCGAGGAGGTTCGCGCCACCCGAGTGCTGGAGCCAGACGCCGGTGCCGCCGAGCACGATGAACCACGGGGTGGTCGCGATCCCGGTCGCGCCGATGCCGGTGAAGGCGACCTCGCGGACGGAGCGCCCCCGCGATATCCGCGCGATGAACAGCCCCGCGAACGGCGACCACGCGAGCGGCCAGGCCCAGTAGAAGACCGTCCAGGCGTTCGCCCACTGGCCGTTGTTGGCGGTGTCGATGAAGAGGCTCATCGCGACGAAATCGGTGACGAACCCGCCGAGGGCGTCGGTTCCGAGCTGGAGGACGAACCAGGTCGGCCCGACGACGAGCGTGGCGACAAGCAACACGGCGAACAGCCCCATATTGAAGTTCGAGAGCCGGCGGATGCCCTTGTCGACGCCGAGCACCACCGATATCGTGAAGACGAGGGTCATCCCGGTGATCACGAGGAACGTGCCGACGTCGCCGAACTGGATCCCCCACTGGAACCGGAGACCGGTGAGGAACTGGCTCCCGATGAACCCGAGCGAGGTCGAGACGCCGCCGAGCGTCGCGAACACCGCGACGATGTCGATGAGCTTCGCCCAGTAGCTGTCGGCG carries:
- a CDS encoding rhomboid family intramembrane serine protease, whose translation is MTSPWAVLARVVLVLAVVGSVVAIARLDDERWGEHLRARFVYGLPWGSFLTVGFVLAVYLVVQGGLTSWGNPVSLPFRAWSYRYPLGMVVAPFAHVGPSHLVGNLVGTLALAPLAEYAWGHYPPTRDRGRGSAVASAHSHDSRLERPLARILAVPAAVVAVGLFTAVFSVGPIIGFSGVVFAFAGFTLVRYPLATVVAFAASGVIQQVYVALRNPVVEAGASGGGYGLPWWATVAIQAHALGLLTGVVVGIAVFYRRERLPSAGRLWLGTLVFAIGQSLWAVYWFRGNGQFVLFRALGVALVFALAFLVAASVATPGRVRGVRRVRRVVGIERRAGATMVLLLALAVLAAPAVPVNLTTTAATGTALAQDDGSAVGTMDRIHVRDYTIYYAENVTNRVVSVVDVSAFGESTTVNASGVIVESGQRSLWTTGVEESRLAFAGCATVGVGGLGWRESVHVSRTGWKAIGGGHAYKVRFGQGNGSRFAYLSGPATADATVENRNVSVVPRRAGFGVVVSRANETVDRVKLPANGTTASAGGLRFNRTGGDLFVAADGTRVRVASRETYR
- a CDS encoding DNA-directed RNA polymerase subunit L: MDLRVIENDDTELSIEIAGEDHTFMNVLKGALLEVEGVSAATYDMNPEQSGGQTDPILVIRTEGGTRPLDALEAGTERVNDMTTAFHEAFESAAPAA
- a CDS encoding cobalamin-independent methionine synthase II family protein, encoding MGDERRIRTTHVGSLPRPPELLDLLTKRQDGDAVDETEWETTVADATRDVVERQAETGLDIANNGEQSRVSFNWYVKDRLSGIEGTREQELWADLQDYPDYADQTFRTDVIDLAMQPVVADAIEYTGHEEAEAEIEGFRAALDDTDFEDTFMTSASPSVVTATHVNDYYDSHEAYLTAAADAMAEEYETVADAGLTLQIDAPELLTAGQTEALADAPIEDVKQVTRRNVEALNGALENVPAEQVRLHTCWGSYEGPGHLDADLAEMLPVIYEADITGLSIEQANPRHQHEYRAFAEHPVPDGWTLLPGVVDVKTNIIDHPETIADRLERVANAVDDDTPLVAAPDCGFGTQAGLGMVNPEIAWAKLGALVEGAGIATERLY
- a CDS encoding LOG family protein — encoded protein: MDRLCVYCGSSPGARPAYRRAAERLGRTLADRGIGLVYGGGDVGLMGAVADATLDTGGEVHGVIPESLVDAEVAHDGLTALDVVDSMHARKQRMVDLADGFVALPGGFGTLEELTEVLTWTQLGLHDHPCGLLNVEDYYADLAAFFDHQVTEEFVSQDHRAMVIVEDDPEALLDRFAAYEAPPLKDVLESADET
- a CDS encoding SDR family oxidoreductase is translated as MTELLADRTAVVTGAASGIGRGIALSLARHGAAVVVADIRDTPRGGGAPTHERIEDETEARATSVHCDVTEREGIVDAIEAAGTFGGIDVMVNNAGYSRNEAFTEVDTAAYDDMMDVNAKGTFMGAQVAAERMGETDGGSIINVSSAEGLQGIGEHPTYGTSKGAVRTLTYSLADALAPEIRVNAIHPGLIETKMTTEDTPMIGTDDEDEFREKIALDRVGQPDDIGRAAVFLASDLAGYVTGESLVVDGGMTSTI
- a CDS encoding BCCT family transporter — its product is MEDGGTVAMSRADGSGPLAAFVDEIDPIVFAFGAGLTLLFVVVFALAPQTAADLVSGANGFVLAHFNWAFLIVMLFFVAFLFFLILGPWGNLRFGDDPPEYSFVSYFTMMYSAGLAAGIVFWGPAEALLHYATVPPLYGGVADSSAAAMPIAVQYSMFHWALTQWSCFTVMGLGIGYYVYNHGAPLRVSSVLTPFIGAENVADSYWAKLIDIVAVFATLGGVSTSLGFIGSQFLTGLRFQWGIQFGDVGTFLVITGMTLVFTISVVLGVDKGIRRLSNFNMGLFAVLLVATLVVGPTWFVLQLGTDALGGFVTDFVAMSLFIDTANNGQWANAWTVFYWAWPLAWSPFAGLFIARISRGRSVREVAFTGIGATGIATTPWFIVLGGTGVWLQHSGGANLLGPINRLGESVSGYVLYGALPGGMFLLAGFLVLVTTFFITSADSSTLAVSMMTTGGEEHPSTVIRVFWGLMLGAVASVLMVIGGVDALQSAAIITGGPFAIVCLLAVLGLAKSFREQYGNLLFQEETVIFGRDRSADGTTGDQGTTEDDD